One Malaclemys terrapin pileata isolate rMalTer1 chromosome 7, rMalTer1.hap1, whole genome shotgun sequence genomic region harbors:
- the OXTR gene encoding oxytocin receptor, protein MEKLSLEGNDLWTINGSLINSSLSLENRTYGVNSTTDPLKRNEDMAKVEVTVLCLILFLALTGNLCVLLAIHTTRHKHSRMYYFMKHLSIADLVVAIFQVLPQLIWDITFRFYGPDFLCRLVKYLQVVGMFASTYMLLLMSFDRCLAICQPLRSLHRRSDRVSVLLTWLLCLLVSIPQIHIFSLRDVGNGVYDCWADFIQPWGAKAYITWITLTVYIIPVLMLSVCYGLISFKIWQNVKLKTAHENNMNLSSSGAGLSRVSSIKLISKAKIRTVKMTFIIVLAFVVCWTPFFFVQMWSVWDKNAPKEASPFIIAMLLASLNSCCNPWIYMLFTGHLFHDLIHRFLCCSTRYLKSRQGCDLSVSKKSNSSTFVLSCRSSSQKSFTQPSTA, encoded by the exons ATGGAGAAGTTGTCCCTGGAAGGGAACGACCTGTGGACTATCAACGGCTCACTGAtcaactccagcctgagccttgAGAACCGGACTTATGGGGTCAACAGCACCACTGATCCCCTGAAGAGGAATGAGGACATGGCCAAGGTGGAGGTGACGGTGCTCtgcctcatcctcttcctcgcTCTGACGGGCAACCTGTGCGTGCTGCTGGCCATCCACACCACCCGGCACAAGCACTCCCGCATGTACTATTTCATGAAGCACCTGAGCATCGCTGACCTAGTGGTGGCCATTTTCCAGGTTCTGCCCCAACTCATCTGGGACATCACCTTCAGGttctatgggccagatttccTCTGCCGGCTGGTCAAGTACCTGCAAGTGGTGGGGATGTTTGCTTCCACCTATATGCTCCTGCTGATGTCCTTCGACCGGTGCTTGGCCATCTGTCAGCCCCTGAGGTCATTGCACAGGAGGTCTGACCGGGTATCTGTCCTCCTCACCTGGCTGCTATGCCTGCTGGTCAGCATCCCCCAGATCCACATATTTTCCCTTCGGGACGTGGGCAATGGGGTGTATGACTGCTGGGCAGATTTCATCCAGCCCTGGGGAGCCAAAGCATATATCACCTGGATAACCCTGACTGTTTACATTATCCCTGTGCTGATGCTGAGCGTCTGCTATGGCTTGATCAGCTTCAAAATCTGGCAGAACGTGAAGCTAAAAACAGCCCATGAGAACAACATGAACCTGTCCTCCAGCGGTGCGGGCCTCTCCAGGGTCAGCAGCATCAAGCTAATTTCTAAAGCCAAGATCCGGACAGTCAAAATGACCTTCATCATAGTCTTAGCTTTCGTAGTGTGCTGGACTCCTTTTTTCTTTGTGCAGATGTGGTCTGTGTGGGACAAGAATGCTCCCAAAGAAG CATCCCCATTTATCATCGCCATGCTCCTAGCAAGTTTAAACAGCTGTTGCAACCCATGGATCTACATGCTTTTCACGGGCCATCTCTTCCACGACCTTATACACCGGTTCCTCTGCTGCTCCACACGCTATTTAAAATCCAGGCAAGGATGTGACCTGAGCGTCAGCAAAAAAAGCAACTCCTCCACGTTTGTCCTGAGTTGCAGGAGTTCAAGTCAGAAGAGCTTCACTCAGCCTTCCACAGCCTGA